A single genomic interval of Lewinellaceae bacterium harbors:
- a CDS encoding OmpA family protein — MSRSIQFIILVCTALVLWTACVPAKKYQALQAVQQASESEISRLQRFEQAYQQLQKDFQQVNQNYQDNGKALRELVAKYDRLNETYNSLLDQYDHLIDEKQQVIQNSSEEMNRLKAVIQEKDHQIEQKQREIWDKEMELENRDTRLAHLAEAMDPRELQAKNLLVSWDEQRLVADTLVQQLTRVLEPVAPSAMIHSVNGSVEISLSQSHLFDPENGGLSESGKTILHTLVPVCIAFPDWMIQVVGHTSNEGNADFNWDLSAEWAGEVVKEMARFGLDPARLTASGRSFYDPEYPDGTPDEKLKNRRITFLMRPGADLLMQLIGSE, encoded by the coding sequence ATGAGTCGATCGATACAATTTATAATACTGGTTTGTACTGCCCTCGTACTCTGGACGGCATGCGTTCCTGCCAAGAAATATCAGGCCCTCCAGGCAGTTCAGCAGGCGTCGGAATCTGAAATATCCAGGCTTCAGCGGTTTGAACAAGCCTATCAGCAATTGCAGAAGGACTTCCAGCAGGTGAATCAGAATTATCAGGATAATGGTAAGGCGTTGCGTGAACTGGTAGCGAAATACGATCGCCTGAACGAAACCTATAACAGCCTCCTCGACCAGTATGATCATCTCATTGATGAGAAACAACAGGTGATCCAGAACAGCTCGGAGGAGATGAATCGACTGAAAGCAGTCATACAGGAAAAAGATCACCAGATCGAGCAAAAACAACGGGAGATCTGGGACAAAGAGATGGAACTGGAAAACCGGGATACCCGCCTTGCTCACCTGGCGGAGGCGATGGATCCCAGGGAATTACAGGCAAAGAACTTACTGGTATCCTGGGATGAACAACGCTTGGTGGCCGATACGCTCGTGCAACAGCTAACCCGTGTGCTGGAACCGGTTGCTCCTTCGGCAATGATCCATTCGGTTAATGGATCCGTTGAGATATCATTATCACAGTCCCATCTGTTTGATCCTGAAAACGGCGGGCTCAGTGAATCAGGAAAGACCATCCTGCATACCCTGGTGCCGGTATGTATCGCTTTTCCCGACTGGATGATCCAGGTGGTGGGACATACTTCCAATGAAGGAAATGCCGATTTCAACTGGGATCTGTCGGCAGAGTGGGCAGGGGAAGTCGTGAAGGAGATGGCACGCTTCGGGTTGGACCCGGCCAGGCTCACGGCCAGTGGAAGAAGCTTTTACGACCCGGAATACCCGGACGGAACTCCTGATGAAAAATTGAAAAACCGCCGGATAACATTTCTGATGCGTCCGGGAGCTGATCTGTTGATGCAGTTAATTGGCAGTGAATAA
- a CDS encoding peroxidase-related enzyme (This protein belongs to a clade of uncharacterized proteins related to peroxidases such as the alkylhydroperoxidase AhpD.), which translates to MSWIKSIDYAQADGRLKQLYDRVRHPDYGIDNILKVHSLRPHTLLGHMTLYKNVLHHRENALPKWYLEAVGVYVSMLNGCRYCIEHHSHGLQRLLADDSAYQRILEALSQEHFSTVFTPAFVTGLIYAKRLTIAPSEDLEALIQTLRTQGFDDGMILELNQVVAYFNYANRTANGLGVVLDGDELGLSPGDEEDPENWNHR; encoded by the coding sequence ATGAGTTGGATCAAAAGCATTGACTATGCCCAGGCCGATGGCCGGCTCAAACAATTGTATGACCGGGTTAGGCACCCGGATTATGGCATCGATAATATCCTGAAGGTCCACAGCCTGCGACCCCATACGCTTCTGGGACACATGACCCTGTACAAAAATGTACTGCACCACCGAGAAAATGCCTTGCCCAAGTGGTACCTCGAAGCCGTCGGCGTATACGTCAGTATGCTTAACGGATGCCGTTATTGCATCGAACACCACAGCCACGGATTGCAGCGCTTACTGGCTGACGATAGCGCTTACCAGCGGATCCTGGAGGCGCTGTCCCAGGAACATTTCTCGACGGTCTTTACGCCGGCCTTTGTGACCGGCCTGATTTATGCCAAACGGCTGACCATTGCTCCTTCCGAGGATCTGGAGGCATTGATCCAGACACTGCGCACCCAGGGATTTGATGATGGCATGATCCTGGAATTAAATCAGGTGGTCGCTTATTTCAATTATGCCAACCGTACAGCCAATGGGTTGGGGGTAGTCCTTGATGGTGATGAACTGGGGCTCTCACCCGGTGATGAGGAAGATCCGGAAAACTGGAATCACCGGTAA
- the glk gene encoding glucokinase yields the protein MISIAFPKSKMAAKGQTILAADVGGTKTNLSLFTVVDGEMRFIREGSYRSSQYPSFVDIVKVFHAGVALPDRICVGFAGPVIRGEAEGTNLAWGISSTKVTQELGIRKVSIINDLEANAYGLAALQEHEVLVLNDGDKDLKGNAAIISPGTGLGEAGLFWDGKGLHPFATEGGHCDFYPRTEIDVELFLYLRSTYEHISWERLLSGAGIFTIYKFLRDIRNLDEPLWMSRKMAQEDPAQVISEAAMKEEHIALETYQLFLRYLAEESANLALKIKSTGGLFIGGGIVPKILPMLDQRVFLSHFLHSGRLKTLLEKVPVYVILNDKTALWGAAYYAAYS from the coding sequence ATGATATCAATTGCGTTTCCAAAGTCAAAAATGGCCGCAAAAGGCCAGACTATTTTAGCGGCAGATGTCGGAGGTACGAAGACGAACTTGTCCCTTTTTACTGTCGTAGATGGCGAAATGCGTTTTATCCGGGAAGGGTCCTACCGTTCGTCACAGTATCCCTCTTTTGTAGATATCGTCAAGGTATTTCATGCCGGTGTGGCATTGCCTGACCGCATCTGTGTTGGATTTGCAGGCCCGGTGATCCGCGGAGAGGCGGAAGGCACTAATCTGGCCTGGGGTATCAGCTCCACCAAGGTTACCCAGGAATTGGGTATCAGGAAGGTATCCATTATCAATGACCTGGAAGCCAATGCCTATGGACTGGCGGCCTTGCAGGAACACGAAGTGCTGGTACTCAACGATGGAGATAAAGACCTTAAAGGAAATGCTGCCATTATTTCCCCGGGCACAGGACTTGGTGAGGCGGGATTGTTTTGGGATGGTAAAGGGCTTCATCCTTTCGCTACGGAAGGAGGCCATTGTGATTTCTATCCCCGTACGGAGATCGATGTGGAGCTTTTCCTCTACCTGCGCAGCACCTATGAACACATCAGCTGGGAGCGGCTGCTGTCGGGCGCCGGAATATTTACGATTTATAAATTCCTGCGGGACATCCGCAATCTGGATGAACCCCTGTGGATGTCCAGGAAGATGGCTCAGGAGGATCCTGCCCAGGTGATCAGCGAAGCAGCCATGAAGGAAGAGCATATCGCCCTGGAGACCTATCAGTTGTTCCTTCGCTACCTTGCTGAAGAATCGGCTAATCTTGCTCTGAAGATCAAATCGACCGGTGGCTTGTTCATTGGTGGCGGGATCGTACCCAAAATTCTTCCGATGTTGGATCAGCGGGTATTTTTAAGCCATTTTCTGCATAGCGGCCGGCTGAAAACACTCCTGGAAAAAGTACCTGTCTACGTCATCCTCAATGATAAAACAGCACTGTGGGGAGCGGCTTACTATGCGGCTTATTCCTGA
- a CDS encoding N-acetyltransferase, whose amino-acid sequence MLARCIRPTTNGLTIRVANSIAEVSEEWMSLSPASPLMHARYYRALEDALPEQMKVVYGLVYLKDRLVMVIPAQILPFNAKKSLANALANPEKGTFWDQLKTFVAGRIHFYTLIVGNVMLTGEYAYDSILEATYQGNVLDWGIEEIAAYLDSTGLSTSVILIKDFTPEHAQRLNCMEDRYFKFRVQPNMCINLRPDWHQFDNYLDSMTSKYRIRTKKVLERGAQIERKTLTLEEIQHSENDLYRLYMEVAEQADFNLFLLQPNYFTALKEHFREDFQLVTYTYEGQTVGFFTYFTFLERIEAHFLGYSLQHNKDLSLYHNMLLDLFRTCMNGQCATLTLGRTALEIKSSLGAEPQDLFCLLRHRKRIHQHFVPYLFEYLRTDLDWEPRHPFRDDVNTDVPFSNKILQR is encoded by the coding sequence ATGCTGGCACGCTGCATTCGACCAACCACTAATGGGCTGACCATCCGGGTCGCCAACAGCATTGCTGAAGTTTCGGAAGAATGGATGTCTCTGAGTCCCGCTTCACCATTGATGCACGCACGCTATTACCGGGCACTGGAAGATGCACTACCTGAACAAATGAAGGTGGTCTATGGGCTGGTGTATTTGAAAGACCGTCTGGTCATGGTTATCCCGGCGCAGATCTTGCCATTCAATGCCAAAAAAAGTCTGGCCAACGCCCTGGCCAACCCGGAAAAAGGAACTTTCTGGGACCAACTGAAGACCTTCGTCGCCGGCAGGATCCATTTTTACACGCTGATCGTGGGAAATGTCATGCTTACCGGTGAATATGCTTATGACTCGATCCTGGAAGCCACCTACCAGGGAAATGTGCTGGATTGGGGCATCGAGGAAATAGCCGCCTACCTGGATAGCACCGGACTCAGTACCAGCGTCATTTTAATCAAGGACTTTACACCCGAACACGCACAGCGCCTCAACTGTATGGAGGATCGCTACTTCAAATTCAGGGTACAGCCCAACATGTGCATCAACCTCCGCCCGGACTGGCATCAATTTGACAACTACCTGGATTCGATGACCTCCAAATACCGGATACGAACAAAAAAGGTACTTGAACGTGGGGCTCAGATCGAACGAAAAACGTTGACCCTGGAGGAAATTCAACATTCCGAAAACGACTTATACCGGCTGTACATGGAGGTGGCCGAACAGGCTGATTTCAATTTATTCCTCCTGCAGCCAAACTATTTCACTGCTCTTAAGGAGCATTTCAGGGAAGATTTCCAGCTGGTAACCTACACCTATGAAGGCCAGACAGTTGGTTTTTTCACCTATTTCACCTTTTTAGAACGGATTGAAGCGCATTTCCTGGGCTATTCACTGCAACACAACAAGGATCTATCGCTCTACCACAATATGCTACTGGATTTATTTCGTACCTGTATGAACGGGCAATGTGCCACACTGACCCTTGGCCGGACTGCCCTGGAAATCAAGAGCAGTCTGGGTGCGGAACCACAGGATCTATTTTGTCTGCTGCGACATCGTAAACGCATCCATCAGCATTTCGTGCCTTACCTGTTCGAATACCTGCGGACGGATCTGGACTGGGAACCACGGCATCCATTCCGTGATGATGTAAACACAGACGTTCCATTTTCCAATAAAATCCTCCAACGATAG
- a CDS encoding RNA polymerase sigma factor: MDLEKVIAGCKKDDRKAQESLYKRYAPLFLAMIRRYVKDEMEAEDVLVEAFVKIFGNLDQYSGNGSFEGWMKRIVVNEALMYLRKNQRYKHWEELENVQIAEPATVIPALEAKQIIQLLDFLPDGYRTVFNLYVIEGYKHREIADLLGISINTSKSQLILAKQRMKQLIENKLYSEIPLNSSN, from the coding sequence GTGGATCTGGAGAAGGTCATAGCAGGTTGTAAGAAAGATGATCGCAAGGCCCAGGAGTCTTTGTACAAACGCTATGCGCCCTTGTTTCTGGCCATGATCCGTCGGTATGTGAAGGATGAGATGGAAGCAGAAGATGTGTTGGTGGAAGCATTTGTAAAGATATTCGGCAACCTGGATCAATACAGTGGCAATGGTTCCTTCGAAGGCTGGATGAAACGCATCGTGGTCAACGAAGCGCTGATGTACCTCCGGAAAAACCAACGGTACAAACACTGGGAGGAGTTGGAAAATGTGCAGATCGCTGAACCTGCTACCGTGATTCCTGCACTTGAGGCCAAGCAGATCATCCAACTTTTGGATTTTTTACCTGACGGGTACCGGACGGTATTTAATCTGTACGTCATCGAAGGGTATAAACACCGTGAGATCGCAGATTTGCTTGGTATAAGCATCAATACCTCCAAGTCCCAGTTGATCCTGGCTAAACAACGTATGAAACAATTGATTGAAAATAAATTGTACTCGGAGATTCCCCTGAACAGCTCAAATTAA
- a CDS encoding cation-transporting P-type ATPase, which yields MPGKESITTEFTLKSVEELTTWLETDLLKGLSEEEVLKRRHTFGANILKKGSSKSVIRILAEQFLSPIVWILVLAAAASFVFEEWAEGIAVAVLIVINTVIGFLMEWQAVRSMDALRKLSRASVRVLREGRLYTLDSMDLVPGDIMLLEAGDLVTADARVVQVLRLQIEEAMLTGESYPVYKQSEAMEKISSLADQKNMVFAGTTVVRGQGKALVVATGSRTELGGITHMAQVTQKGITPLEKRLNSLTRQLIWITLIIAILVFVLGVIRGRDWLMMLETGIALAIAAIPEGLPVIATITLARGMILMARKNVIVKSLEAVQTLGETSIILTDKTGTLTENQMQLTTLVIPEKQRRIIRFQPAKKAENRQIAWLLSVGLLGNDAKFENGKWGGDPLDVALISAAITEGLDPVALSRELPRVQEVPFDPDLKWMATVHEANPGYLICVKGAADVLLPRCNQLGSGKDTMEPFLQREAWMNEHDDLAMEGYRLIALACSWRHQIPAPDEMLDDLIFLGLAAFQDPARKDIRQAIEECRQAGIRIVMVTGDHPETAGHIAQQVHLVSPGEACLKMTGSHLKDPEAVSNVQPALLNTQVFARINPAQKLELVRIFQEHGYVVGMTGDGVNDALALKKADVGIAMGIRGTEAAREAADIILKDDAFTSIVAAIRTGRIIFENIRQFVIYLLSCNLSELLVIGIAIVGGMPLPLLPLQILFLNVVTDVFPALALGMNKGPGNIMRLPPRNRAVPIITRQDWQSIVLYALAIAVSVIGMEVFSLYILSATTAKIVNYTFYTLIFAQLWNVFNLPGRDASFWNNPIVHNPFIWAAFILCSLLVGGALIVSPIREVLALDYLSPVGWLYVLSFSILPVGIIQLFKRVFRVIL from the coding sequence ATGCCCGGAAAAGAATCCATTACCACTGAATTCACGTTGAAGTCGGTAGAGGAATTAACTACATGGCTGGAAACGGATCTTTTGAAGGGCCTCAGTGAAGAAGAAGTTTTAAAACGCCGGCATACCTTTGGGGCCAATATCCTGAAGAAAGGGAGCTCAAAGTCGGTGATCAGGATTCTTGCCGAGCAGTTTCTCAGCCCTATTGTGTGGATATTGGTTTTGGCCGCAGCGGCTTCGTTCGTTTTTGAAGAATGGGCGGAGGGAATAGCCGTCGCCGTGCTCATCGTCATCAATACCGTGATTGGTTTTTTAATGGAATGGCAGGCAGTGCGTTCAATGGATGCTCTGCGCAAATTAAGCCGTGCTTCGGTTCGGGTTCTTCGCGAAGGGCGCCTGTACACGCTTGATTCCATGGACCTTGTACCGGGAGATATCATGTTACTGGAAGCCGGAGATTTAGTGACGGCTGACGCGCGGGTCGTTCAGGTACTCCGTCTCCAGATCGAAGAAGCCATGTTGACGGGAGAATCTTATCCGGTTTATAAGCAATCGGAAGCCATGGAGAAAATAAGCTCTCTGGCGGATCAGAAAAATATGGTTTTTGCCGGGACAACGGTTGTACGCGGGCAGGGCAAAGCGCTGGTGGTGGCTACAGGTAGTCGCACAGAACTCGGTGGTATAACCCACATGGCCCAGGTGACCCAAAAGGGCATCACTCCGCTCGAGAAGCGCCTGAATAGTCTGACCAGGCAATTGATCTGGATCACCTTGATCATCGCAATTTTGGTTTTTGTCCTGGGGGTTATCCGTGGCAGGGACTGGCTTATGATGCTGGAGACGGGAATCGCTCTGGCTATTGCAGCTATTCCGGAGGGTTTGCCGGTGATCGCTACCATTACACTGGCCAGAGGGATGATCCTGATGGCGCGTAAAAATGTCATTGTGAAGTCCCTCGAAGCGGTTCAGACACTGGGAGAAACCAGTATCATCCTGACGGACAAGACGGGGACACTTACTGAAAATCAAATGCAGCTGACTACACTGGTCATACCAGAAAAACAGCGGCGGATCATCCGTTTTCAACCGGCAAAAAAAGCAGAGAATCGACAGATAGCATGGCTTCTCTCGGTAGGTTTGCTTGGAAATGATGCCAAATTCGAAAATGGGAAGTGGGGAGGAGACCCGCTGGATGTCGCGCTGATCTCAGCGGCCATAACCGAAGGCCTGGACCCTGTAGCTTTGTCACGGGAATTGCCGCGGGTACAGGAGGTGCCTTTTGATCCTGATTTAAAATGGATGGCAACAGTACACGAGGCCAATCCTGGCTATTTGATTTGTGTGAAAGGCGCCGCCGATGTGCTGTTACCCAGGTGCAATCAATTGGGAAGTGGAAAGGATACCATGGAGCCCTTTCTTCAGCGTGAGGCCTGGATGAACGAACACGATGACCTCGCAATGGAAGGGTACCGGCTGATCGCCCTGGCATGTTCCTGGCGGCATCAAATACCCGCGCCGGACGAAATGCTGGATGACCTGATATTTTTAGGCTTGGCAGCCTTCCAGGACCCGGCTCGCAAGGACATCCGGCAAGCCATCGAGGAATGCCGTCAGGCCGGGATTCGCATCGTAATGGTTACCGGCGACCACCCGGAGACAGCCGGCCACATAGCCCAGCAGGTTCATCTCGTCTCGCCGGGTGAAGCTTGCCTCAAGATGACCGGTAGTCACCTGAAGGATCCGGAGGCGGTGAGTAATGTTCAGCCTGCCTTATTGAACACCCAGGTTTTCGCCCGGATCAATCCGGCGCAGAAACTTGAACTGGTCAGGATCTTCCAGGAACATGGCTATGTGGTGGGCATGACCGGTGACGGGGTCAATGATGCGCTGGCATTGAAAAAAGCGGATGTGGGCATCGCCATGGGAATCCGGGGGACAGAAGCGGCCAGGGAGGCTGCCGATATCATCCTGAAAGATGATGCATTTACCTCAATCGTTGCCGCCATCCGCACTGGTCGGATCATTTTTGAAAACATCCGTCAGTTTGTCATCTACCTTTTGTCGTGTAACCTGAGTGAACTCCTGGTCATCGGAATTGCCATTGTAGGAGGGATGCCCTTACCTTTGCTTCCGCTACAGATCTTATTTTTAAATGTAGTGACCGATGTATTTCCTGCGCTCGCTCTGGGGATGAATAAAGGGCCGGGAAATATCATGCGCCTACCCCCGCGTAACCGGGCCGTTCCCATTATTACGCGCCAAGACTGGCAATCCATCGTTTTATACGCGCTGGCAATCGCCGTTTCTGTCATCGGCATGGAGGTTTTTAGCTTGTACATTCTTTCCGCTACGACCGCGAAGATTGTCAACTACACCTTTTACACCCTGATCTTTGCCCAGCTGTGGAATGTATTTAATTTACCGGGACGCGATGCTTCCTTCTGGAACAATCCGATCGTTCATAATCCTTTTATCTGGGCTGCATTTATTTTGTGCAGTTTACTGGTCGGTGGGGCTTTGATCGTAAGCCCAATCCGCGAAGTCCTGGCGCTCGATTACCTGTCTCCGGTTGGGTGGCTGTATGTACTGTCCTTCAGTATCCTTCCGGTAGGCATTATTCAGCTGTTCAAGCGTGTTTTCCGGGTTATCCTTTGA
- a CDS encoding ATP-dependent metallopeptidase FtsH/Yme1/Tma family protein — MSEKINPTADPRPGPKQPGRISLIYIFITLALLLFFWFQKDGAPEETTWNNFVETMLIPHDVEKLVVVNGQKVNVYIKPSKSEDPKYGTAAKKLPKNIEVPLYYFTIGSNEVFYDQLREAEQGIPTNDRVPVSYVTQSNWGWNILLWILPFLLIVILWSGLLRGATSGMQNMNTNIFKFGQSQARVTETGTESKITFAQVAGMEEAKEEIYEIVKFLKNPASYTRLGAKIPKGVLLVGPPGTGKTLLAKAVAGEAGVPFFSLSGSEFIEMFVGVGAARMRDLFAKAKAKAPSIVFIDEIDTIGRMRGKAYSLQSNDERDSTLNQLLAELDGFDTSTGVIVLAATNRGDILDSALLRPGRFDRHIQLELPNINERKAIFQVHVKPLITATDVDVDQLASQTPGFSGADIANICNEAALIAARMEKEAVGQPDFIQAIDRVIGGLEKKSKVISPAEKRRIAYHEAGHVITGWFLPHATPALKVSIIPRGKSLGAAWYLPEEHQIVTQEEFSDTICMALGGRAAEELVFGDTSSNALDDLEKATKQAYSMVVYYGLSEALGHVSFYDSTGRTEQSLVKPYSEKTAEIIDREVRNLIGDAYAKASDILTIHRHQLDELAEMLIRKEVVYQEDIRKVADQLPVIQNKESCISMS, encoded by the coding sequence ATGAGTGAGAAAATCAACCCGACAGCCGATCCGAGACCAGGTCCAAAGCAGCCCGGAAGGATTTCATTGATTTACATATTCATAACGCTGGCACTACTCCTGTTCTTCTGGTTTCAGAAAGATGGAGCCCCTGAGGAAACGACATGGAACAACTTTGTTGAGACCATGCTGATCCCGCATGACGTGGAAAAACTCGTGGTGGTCAACGGTCAAAAAGTCAATGTCTACATCAAACCCTCCAAGTCTGAAGATCCGAAATACGGGACAGCAGCCAAAAAATTGCCCAAGAACATTGAAGTACCCCTTTACTATTTTACCATTGGCTCCAACGAAGTCTTTTATGACCAGCTTCGTGAAGCGGAACAAGGCATTCCCACAAACGACCGCGTTCCCGTAAGCTACGTTACACAGAGCAACTGGGGATGGAATATCCTGTTATGGATCCTTCCATTTCTGCTGATTGTGATCTTATGGTCGGGATTGCTCCGGGGTGCCACGTCCGGCATGCAAAACATGAATACCAATATTTTCAAATTTGGCCAATCCCAGGCAAGAGTAACCGAAACCGGCACGGAGAGCAAAATTACCTTTGCACAGGTCGCAGGCATGGAAGAGGCCAAAGAGGAGATCTATGAGATCGTGAAATTTTTAAAAAATCCGGCAAGTTATACCCGTTTAGGAGCCAAAATCCCCAAAGGTGTCTTGCTGGTTGGACCTCCGGGGACCGGCAAAACCCTACTGGCGAAAGCGGTTGCCGGAGAGGCCGGTGTACCTTTCTTTTCACTCTCCGGCTCGGAATTCATTGAAATGTTTGTTGGCGTGGGCGCTGCCCGTATGCGGGACTTGTTTGCCAAGGCAAAAGCGAAGGCTCCTTCCATCGTCTTTATTGATGAGATTGATACCATCGGGCGTATGCGGGGCAAGGCCTATTCGCTCCAATCCAATGACGAGCGGGACAGCACGCTGAATCAGCTGCTTGCAGAACTTGATGGCTTTGATACCAGTACCGGCGTCATCGTGCTGGCGGCAACGAACCGTGGCGACATTCTGGACAGTGCATTGCTGCGGCCGGGACGTTTTGACCGTCACATCCAACTAGAATTGCCCAACATCAACGAACGCAAAGCCATCTTTCAGGTCCATGTCAAACCACTGATCACCGCAACGGATGTCGATGTGGATCAGCTCGCCTCACAGACACCTGGCTTTTCCGGTGCTGACATTGCGAATATCTGCAATGAGGCCGCCCTGATTGCAGCGCGGATGGAAAAAGAAGCTGTTGGTCAGCCGGATTTCATACAGGCAATTGACCGGGTGATTGGCGGTCTGGAGAAAAAAAGCAAGGTAATCAGTCCCGCAGAGAAACGGCGTATTGCCTATCATGAAGCCGGCCATGTGATCACCGGGTGGTTTTTACCTCATGCCACCCCTGCACTCAAGGTGTCCATCATTCCGCGGGGTAAGTCGCTGGGTGCTGCCTGGTATCTGCCGGAGGAACATCAGATCGTCACCCAGGAAGAATTTTCGGATACGATCTGTATGGCACTGGGAGGACGGGCCGCCGAAGAATTGGTTTTCGGGGATACCTCCTCCAATGCACTTGATGACCTGGAGAAAGCAACCAAACAAGCCTACAGCATGGTGGTATATTATGGCTTAAGTGAAGCATTGGGTCATGTAAGTTTTTACGATTCCACCGGCCGCACGGAGCAAAGCCTGGTGAAACCGTACAGTGAAAAGACAGCGGAAATCATCGATCGTGAAGTACGGAACCTGATCGGCGATGCCTATGCCAAGGCCAGTGACATCCTGACCATACACCGGCATCAGCTCGATGAACTCGCTGAGATGCTGATCCGGAAGGAAGTTGTTTATCAGGAGGACATCCGCAAAGTGGCGGACCAGTTGCCTGTCATTCAAAACAAAGAATCATGTATCTCAATGTCATAG
- a CDS encoding universal stress protein, whose amino-acid sequence MKKIILLTDFSWDADHAIEYAMQWFSSSYNSGPLDFILVHVAPGVPAIPTYPFLTSMVSSDDLLKEETEQLHAVCAHFSTKFPHFKFRELLVIGEAAKSICTTIHQEHPDLVVMGTKGFTGLTRMIMGSTALEVMRKAQCKMLIVPSGATLDLPRKVVIGANHLAPDQLHVLNPVKDMVEAWNPELEMVRVVTPRELDDIVDEVVVKRVEHFLNSKKLHFTTLQHVSAEDGLEEFIESEKANLLVLIGQERGYLLNLIHHSVSKEMIIHARVPVLILHDQDWEELGERAGHDHELEQKLVGQEAGTFID is encoded by the coding sequence ATGAAAAAGATCATATTGTTAACCGATTTTTCCTGGGATGCCGACCATGCTATCGAATATGCGATGCAATGGTTTAGTTCCAGTTACAACTCCGGCCCGTTGGATTTTATCCTGGTCCATGTCGCGCCTGGAGTCCCTGCCATACCGACCTATCCATTTCTTACGTCCATGGTCTCATCCGATGACCTGTTGAAAGAGGAAACCGAACAGCTTCACGCCGTATGTGCACATTTTAGCACCAAATTCCCTCATTTCAAATTCCGTGAATTGCTCGTCATTGGTGAAGCGGCAAAATCCATTTGTACAACGATCCATCAGGAACATCCGGACCTGGTGGTGATGGGAACCAAGGGATTCACCGGACTCACCCGCATGATCATGGGCTCCACCGCCCTGGAGGTGATGAGGAAAGCACAATGCAAAATGTTGATCGTACCATCCGGTGCAACGCTGGATTTGCCTCGAAAGGTGGTCATTGGCGCAAACCATTTAGCTCCGGATCAATTACATGTTCTTAATCCGGTTAAAGACATGGTGGAAGCCTGGAACCCTGAGCTGGAAATGGTACGGGTTGTGACGCCCAGGGAACTCGATGACATCGTCGATGAGGTGGTGGTGAAACGTGTGGAACATTTTCTCAACTCCAAAAAACTGCATTTTACCACTCTGCAACATGTAAGTGCGGAAGATGGCCTCGAGGAATTTATTGAGTCGGAGAAAGCAAATTTACTGGTCCTTATCGGTCAGGAACGGGGTTACCTGCTGAATCTGATTCACCACAGCGTCAGCAAGGAGATGATCATCCATGCCCGTGTACCGGTTCTGATACTTCATGATCAGGATTGGGAAGAGTTGGGAGAACGCGCCGGCCATGATCATGAGCTTGAACAAAAGCTCGTCGGGCAGGAAGCCGGCACATTCATAGACTAA